One window of Psychrobacillus sp. FSL H8-0483 genomic DNA carries:
- a CDS encoding AAA family ATPase → MQMNQQDQKSPLETYGRNLITAVREGKMDPVIGRDQEIRDVIRILSRKTKNNPVLIGEPGVGKTAIVEGLAQRIVRKDVPEGLKEKEIFELDMSSLIAGAKYRGEFEERLQAVLKQVKESEGQIILFIDEIHTIVGAGKSDGAMDAGNMLKPMLARGELHCIGATTLDEYRMYIEKDPALERRFQQVLVREPSVEDTVSILRGLKERFELHHGVRIHDRAIVAAAQLSNRYMTERFLPDKAIDLVDEACAMIRTEIDSMPQELDEVTRKMMQLQIEEQALIKEKDAASQKRLEQLRQDLAELEQSTSEMRNKWGQEKEAIQVIQQKREELDRYRRELEEAENKYDLNKAAELRHGKIPTLEKELLVYEQEVNNDTDTRLLREEVTVDEIASIISRWTGIPVTKLVEGEREKLLRLKETLGERVVGQDQAVQLVTEAVWRARAGIKDPQKPIGSFLFLGPTGVGKTELAKSLAANLFDSEEHFIRIDMSEYMEKHSVSRLVGAPPGYIGYEEGGQLTEAVRRNPYSVVLLDEIEKAHPDVANILLQLMDDGRITDSQGRIVNFTNTVVILTSNIGSQYLGNTTGKVGEEEETLVMSALRAHFKPELLNRMDDIIMFHSLTTQHFEKIAEKYVKQLQKRLQEQEVTLEVQDNVFKWIVNEGTDAAYGARPLRRFIQRNLETAVAKLLIGGNVLPGGTIGASVEDGQLIVK, encoded by the coding sequence ATGCAAATGAATCAACAAGATCAAAAAAGTCCTTTAGAAACGTACGGTCGTAATCTAATTACTGCAGTGAGAGAAGGAAAGATGGATCCCGTTATCGGTCGTGATCAAGAGATTCGAGATGTTATTCGGATTTTGTCTAGAAAAACAAAAAATAATCCGGTTTTAATTGGAGAACCTGGTGTAGGGAAAACAGCCATTGTAGAAGGATTAGCACAACGTATTGTCCGAAAAGATGTACCGGAGGGCTTGAAAGAGAAAGAAATATTTGAATTAGATATGAGCTCCCTCATTGCAGGGGCGAAATATCGAGGAGAATTTGAAGAACGATTACAAGCGGTATTGAAGCAAGTAAAAGAGAGCGAAGGACAGATTATCTTATTTATCGATGAAATCCATACAATTGTAGGAGCTGGAAAATCAGACGGTGCCATGGATGCTGGTAATATGTTAAAACCGATGCTAGCTCGAGGAGAATTACATTGTATTGGTGCAACGACATTAGATGAATATCGTATGTATATTGAAAAGGATCCTGCGTTAGAGAGAAGATTTCAACAAGTACTCGTACGAGAGCCATCTGTTGAAGATACAGTTTCTATTTTACGCGGGTTGAAAGAAAGATTTGAATTGCATCATGGTGTACGTATACATGATAGAGCGATTGTCGCTGCAGCGCAGCTTTCTAATCGTTATATGACAGAACGCTTTCTTCCAGACAAGGCAATTGATTTAGTAGACGAGGCATGTGCAATGATTCGAACAGAAATAGATTCCATGCCGCAGGAGTTAGACGAAGTTACGAGAAAAATGATGCAGCTGCAAATAGAAGAACAAGCGTTAATAAAAGAAAAAGATGCTGCTAGTCAAAAAAGATTAGAACAATTACGTCAAGACTTAGCAGAACTAGAGCAATCAACCAGTGAAATGAGAAACAAATGGGGGCAGGAAAAAGAAGCGATTCAAGTAATTCAGCAAAAAAGAGAAGAGTTGGATCGATATCGTAGAGAATTGGAGGAAGCTGAAAATAAGTACGATTTAAATAAAGCAGCAGAACTTCGTCATGGAAAGATACCTACGCTAGAAAAAGAATTACTAGTCTATGAGCAAGAAGTAAACAATGATACAGACACGCGCTTACTACGAGAAGAAGTAACTGTCGATGAAATTGCTTCGATTATTTCAAGATGGACTGGCATCCCAGTCACAAAACTTGTCGAAGGCGAAAGAGAAAAACTTTTGCGATTAAAAGAAACGCTTGGAGAACGAGTAGTTGGACAGGATCAAGCGGTTCAATTAGTGACGGAAGCTGTTTGGAGAGCTAGAGCAGGTATAAAAGATCCACAAAAACCGATTGGATCCTTCCTATTTTTAGGACCTACTGGTGTTGGAAAAACAGAACTTGCCAAATCATTGGCTGCCAACTTATTTGATTCGGAAGAGCATTTTATTCGTATCGACATGTCAGAGTATATGGAAAAACATAGTGTATCGCGACTAGTAGGCGCTCCTCCTGGCTATATTGGATATGAAGAAGGTGGTCAGCTGACGGAAGCGGTACGCAGAAATCCTTATTCCGTTGTTTTATTAGATGAAATTGAAAAAGCTCACCCTGATGTTGCGAATATTTTATTGCAATTAATGGATGATGGACGAATTACGGATAGCCAAGGAAGGATCGTTAATTTCACAAATACAGTTGTCATCTTAACATCTAATATTGGTTCGCAATATCTTGGAAATACGACTGGTAAAGTAGGGGAAGAGGAAGAGACTCTTGTCATGTCTGCACTTCGAGCGCACTTTAAGCCCGAGCTTTTAAATCGTATGGATGACATCATTATGTTCCATTCATTGACGACACAACATTTTGAAAAAATCGCAGAGAAATATGTGAAGCAGCTACAAAAAAGATTGCAAGAACAAGAAGTTACATTGGAAGTGCAAGATAATGTCTTTAAGTGGATTGTAAATGAAGGAACGGATGCAGCATATGGTGCAAGACCTTTAAGACGATTCATCCAACGTAATCTAGAAACCGCTGTAGCTAAACTGCTAATTGGTGGAAATGTTCTTCCAGGAGGCACTATTGGAGCGAGTGTAGAAGATGGACAATTGATTGTAAAATAA
- a CDS encoding YjzD family protein — translation MKYIMTLIWSVILVSMLNYVVSSVQNVPFEVVNGLIMSVPVAIMIFIISAIIPNDPVASEHH, via the coding sequence ATGAAATATATTATGACGTTAATATGGTCAGTTATTTTAGTTTCAATGTTAAATTACGTAGTAAGCTCTGTACAGAACGTACCATTTGAAGTGGTTAATGGATTAATCATGTCAGTTCCAGTTGCAATTATGATTTTTATTATCTCTGCAATTATTCCAAACGACCCAGTAGCTTCAGAACATCACTAA
- a CDS encoding beta-ketoacyl-ACP synthase III, which yields MNAGIIGLGSYAPDQILTNEDLEKKIDTSDEWIRTRTGIEERRIAAPEENTSHMAFKAAQEAIKDAGINPEQIGLILVATVTPDNPFPSVATMLQEQLGASNAAAMDVSAACAGFMYGIVTAKQFVETDTYSHVLVVGVEKLSKITNWEDRNTAVLFGDGAGAVIVSKVSEGRGILSFELGANGSGGKYLQQDGPYLTMNGREVFKFAVRQMGESAVNVIEKAGLNKEDVDMLIPHQANIRIMEAARERLELPIEKMSKTIHKYGNTSSASIPLSLKEEVMNGKVNDDDVIVMVGFGGGLTWGAIALKWGR from the coding sequence ATGAATGCAGGAATAATCGGTTTAGGTTCATATGCACCTGATCAAATTTTGACAAATGAAGACCTTGAAAAAAAAATAGATACATCTGATGAATGGATTCGAACTAGAACTGGTATAGAAGAAAGAAGAATTGCCGCACCAGAAGAAAATACTTCTCATATGGCGTTTAAAGCAGCACAAGAAGCGATTAAGGATGCAGGAATAAATCCAGAACAAATTGGTTTAATTTTAGTAGCAACTGTTACACCCGATAATCCTTTCCCAAGTGTAGCAACGATGTTACAAGAACAACTAGGAGCGTCAAACGCTGCAGCAATGGACGTATCAGCTGCATGTGCAGGATTTATGTATGGAATAGTTACTGCAAAGCAATTCGTTGAAACCGATACGTATTCTCATGTACTAGTAGTAGGCGTAGAAAAGCTCTCTAAAATAACAAACTGGGAAGATCGCAATACAGCCGTGCTATTTGGTGATGGAGCGGGTGCTGTAATCGTTAGTAAAGTATCCGAGGGACGTGGTATATTATCGTTCGAGCTTGGTGCAAACGGAAGCGGCGGTAAGTATTTACAGCAAGATGGTCCATATCTAACGATGAATGGCAGAGAAGTTTTTAAGTTTGCTGTTAGACAAATGGGAGAGTCTGCGGTTAATGTAATAGAGAAAGCTGGATTAAATAAAGAAGATGTAGATATGTTAATCCCGCATCAAGCAAATATTCGAATAATGGAAGCAGCGAGAGAGAGACTAGAGCTACCAATAGAAAAAATGTCTAAGACAATTCATAAATACGGAAACACTTCTTCTGCTTCTATTCCACTTTCTTTAAAGGAAGAAGTAATGAATGGTAAAGTGAATGACGATGACGTTATTGTGATGGTTGGATTCGGTGGAGGATTAACATGGGGTGCAATTGCGTTAAAATGGGGAAGATAA
- the fabF gene encoding beta-ketoacyl-ACP synthase II, giving the protein MTKRRVVVTGVGAITPLGNDIETTWAGIKEGKSGVGMLTRLDASQFAAKVAAEVKDFDIEKYIEKKDARKMDRFTHYALAASIMAVEDANLTITEELGLRTGVWIGSGIGGMETYEAQFRIFLEKGARRVSPFFVPMMIPDMAAGQVSIHFGAKAINSCTVTACASGTNSIGDAFKVIERGDADVMITGGAESPITHMSVAGFCSNTALTLNTDPQKASRPFDANRDGFVIGEGAGILILEEYEHAVARGAKIYAEIVGYGSTGDAHHITAPAPEGEGAARAMQQAIEDAGISPEQVDYINAHGTSTPYNDQFETLAVKTVFAEHAYNLAMSSTKSMTGHLLGAAGGIEAIFSVLALKEGILPPTINLENPDPICDLDYVPNIARKADIQYSMSNSLGFGGHNASILFKKI; this is encoded by the coding sequence ATGACAAAACGTAGAGTTGTGGTTACTGGAGTTGGAGCTATTACACCACTTGGTAACGATATCGAAACAACATGGGCTGGTATTAAAGAAGGAAAATCTGGAGTAGGCATGCTGACACGACTAGATGCTAGTCAATTTGCAGCAAAAGTTGCGGCAGAAGTCAAAGATTTTGATATTGAAAAATATATTGAAAAAAAAGATGCTCGTAAGATGGACCGTTTTACACATTATGCACTAGCTGCATCTATCATGGCCGTGGAAGATGCTAACTTAACTATTACGGAAGAACTTGGGCTTCGAACGGGTGTATGGATCGGTTCTGGTATTGGTGGGATGGAGACGTATGAAGCGCAATTCCGAATCTTTTTAGAAAAGGGTGCTCGTCGAGTTAGTCCATTTTTTGTACCAATGATGATTCCTGATATGGCTGCTGGCCAAGTGTCTATTCATTTTGGAGCAAAAGCAATTAACTCATGTACGGTTACGGCTTGTGCATCTGGTACTAACTCCATTGGGGATGCATTTAAAGTGATTGAGCGCGGAGATGCTGATGTAATGATCACAGGTGGAGCTGAATCACCTATCACACATATGTCAGTAGCTGGATTCTGTTCAAACACTGCATTAACTTTAAATACAGATCCTCAAAAAGCATCAAGACCGTTTGATGCAAATCGTGATGGGTTTGTTATTGGAGAAGGTGCAGGAATTCTTATATTAGAGGAATATGAACATGCAGTAGCCCGCGGAGCAAAAATCTATGCGGAAATCGTTGGATATGGTTCCACTGGTGATGCACATCATATTACTGCTCCAGCTCCTGAAGGGGAAGGTGCAGCTCGTGCGATGCAACAAGCAATTGAAGATGCAGGTATCAGTCCGGAACAAGTAGACTATATTAATGCACATGGTACAAGTACCCCATACAATGACCAATTTGAAACATTGGCAGTGAAAACTGTTTTTGCAGAACACGCATATAATTTGGCAATGAGCTCTACTAAATCAATGACGGGACATTTACTTGGTGCAGCTGGGGGAATTGAAGCTATTTTTAGTGTTCTAGCGTTGAAAGAAGGTATTTTACCTCCAACAATCAATTTAGAAAATCCTGACCCGATTTGTGATTTAGATTATGTACCGAATATTGCTAGAAAAGCTGATATTCAATATTCAATGAGCAATTCATTAGGATTTGGTGGGCATAACGCGAGTATCTTGTTTAAGAAAATTTAA
- a CDS encoding ABC transporter ATP-binding protein, translating into MNITDQLLTIKDLHTGFRIKDTYFDAVDGVSINLKKNEILAIVGESGCGKSTLATSIIGLHDHNRTRVEGEIIYDGKNLAKLDEEKFNKVRGEEIGMIFQDPLSALNPLMRIGEQIEESLIFHTKMSKSEREKRVIELLNQVGIPNPMRVKKQFPHQLSGGMRQRVIIAIAISCKPNIIIADEPTTALDVTIQAQILDLLNDLQAETGAGIILITHDLGVVAEVADRVAVMYAGQIIEEAPVEELFSNPKHPYTRSLFNSIPQMNSENEKLQVIQGIVPSLVKLPRTGCRFSARIPWIPNIAHEENPILHEISPGHLVRCTCWQHFHLESEEGGNAL; encoded by the coding sequence TTGAACATCACTGACCAACTACTAACCATAAAAGATTTACATACTGGCTTTCGTATCAAGGATACATATTTTGATGCAGTAGATGGTGTATCCATCAATTTAAAGAAAAATGAAATTCTAGCTATTGTTGGTGAGTCTGGTTGCGGCAAGTCTACATTAGCGACTTCTATTATTGGGCTTCACGATCATAATAGGACCCGTGTAGAAGGAGAAATTATCTACGATGGAAAAAATCTTGCGAAGCTGGATGAAGAAAAGTTTAACAAAGTACGTGGGGAAGAAATCGGAATGATCTTCCAAGATCCTTTGTCTGCTTTGAATCCACTTATGCGTATTGGTGAACAAATTGAAGAGTCATTAATATTCCATACCAAGATGTCTAAAAGTGAAAGGGAAAAGCGTGTAATAGAATTATTAAATCAAGTTGGAATACCTAATCCAATGCGCGTTAAAAAGCAATTTCCTCATCAGTTGTCAGGTGGTATGCGCCAACGTGTTATTATTGCCATTGCCATTTCCTGTAAACCGAATATAATCATTGCAGATGAACCGACTACTGCACTGGATGTAACAATCCAAGCCCAAATTTTAGACTTACTTAATGATTTACAAGCTGAAACAGGTGCAGGGATAATTCTTATCACACATGATTTAGGCGTTGTAGCGGAAGTAGCTGACCGAGTAGCAGTTATGTACGCTGGTCAAATTATTGAGGAAGCGCCAGTAGAAGAATTATTCTCGAATCCAAAACATCCATATACAAGATCATTATTTAATTCTATCCCACAAATGAATAGCGAAAATGAAAAATTACAAGTAATTCAAGGAATTGTACCTTCTCTCGTGAAATTACCACGAACAGGATGCCGTTTCTCAGCACGTATTCCATGGATACCAAATATTGCACATGAAGAAAATCCGATACTTCACGAAATATCTCCAGGTCATTTAGTTAGATGCACCTGCTGGCAGCACTTTCACTTGGAAAGTGAAGAAGGAGGAAATGCACTATGA
- a CDS encoding ATP-binding cassette domain-containing protein, with the protein MSFMQIKDLHVHYPIRGGFFNTVVDKVYAVDGISLDIEKGKTYGLVGESGCGKSTTGKSIIGLEKITSGEIIYEGENVTHKRRSNNSSYNRDIQMIFQDAHSSLNPRKRVQDIIAEPIRNFLKLTLDEEKRKINELLAIVGMNEDAKLKYPHEFSGGQKQRIGIARAIATNPKLIIADEPVSALDLSVQAQVLNFLKDIQNEFGLSYLFISHDLGVVKHMCDQISIMYKGRFVEVGNRHDIYNNPQHIYTKRLLSAIPDVNPLGREARKRERIEVEQNYLVDHKRYFDENGRVFNLNTITDTHQVAVAAIKKEAI; encoded by the coding sequence ATGAGCTTTATGCAAATCAAAGATTTACACGTCCATTACCCTATTCGCGGAGGATTTTTCAATACTGTCGTCGACAAAGTATATGCAGTTGATGGAATTAGTCTAGATATAGAAAAAGGGAAGACTTATGGTTTGGTTGGAGAATCTGGATGTGGAAAATCTACAACTGGTAAATCTATTATTGGATTAGAAAAAATTACGTCTGGAGAAATCATTTATGAAGGAGAGAATGTGACGCATAAACGTCGTAGTAACAATTCCTCTTATAATCGTGATATCCAAATGATTTTCCAAGATGCTCATTCTAGTCTGAATCCTAGGAAACGAGTTCAAGATATTATTGCAGAGCCAATTAGAAACTTTTTGAAACTAACACTAGATGAGGAAAAACGTAAAATTAATGAGTTGTTGGCGATTGTTGGGATGAACGAGGATGCAAAATTAAAATACCCTCACGAGTTCTCTGGAGGTCAGAAACAACGTATTGGTATTGCACGTGCAATTGCAACCAATCCCAAATTAATTATTGCTGACGAGCCAGTTTCTGCACTAGATTTATCCGTTCAAGCACAAGTATTGAACTTTTTGAAAGATATTCAAAATGAGTTTGGTCTTAGTTATTTATTTATTTCACATGATCTGGGTGTAGTTAAACATATGTGTGACCAAATTTCAATAATGTATAAAGGACGATTCGTAGAAGTTGGTAATCGTCATGATATTTACAACAACCCACAACACATATACACAAAGCGCTTATTATCCGCTATACCTGATGTAAATCCGCTTGGTCGGGAAGCTCGAAAAAGAGAACGCATTGAAGTGGAACAAAACTATCTTGTAGATCATAAGAGGTATTTTGATGAGAATGGACGAGTATTTAATTTAAACACGATTACTGATACACATCAAGTAGCGGTGGCCGCTATAAAAAAGGAGGCCATCTAA